In Melanotaenia boesemani isolate fMelBoe1 chromosome 16, fMelBoe1.pri, whole genome shotgun sequence, the following proteins share a genomic window:
- the srd5a2b gene encoding 3-oxo-5-alpha-steroid 4-dehydrogenase 2b, with the protein MYCYERPVNYLSWGIILIGLGHLVYHKKAQTSYGRYMTHSTQARMVPAKLAWFFQEMPAFLIPLLLMLSSHKTSSMGKYLLLTTFCLHYFQRTFIYSLLTRGQPFPLDVMVAACFFCLMNGFLQGHYLLHCANFDNEWSTAYHYKIGLLMFYVGMAINIHSDCILRNLRKPKEVVYKIPTGGLFEYVSGANYLGEIVEWFGYALATWSLVTLSFAVFSFCVIGPRAYYHHRFYQEKFKGYPKFRKALIPFVF; encoded by the exons ATGTACTGCTATGAGAGACCTGTCAACTATCTGAGCTGGGGGATCATCCTGATAGGACTTGGCCACCTGGTCTATCATAAAAAGGCACAGACCTCCTATGGACGCTACATGACACACTCTACTCAAGCAAGGATGGTACCTGCAAAACTAGCCTGGTTTTTCCAGGAGATGCCAGCTTTCCTGATCCCACTACTTTTGATGCTGTCTTCACACAAAACATCCAGTATGGGGAAATACCTGTTACTAACAACTTTTTGTTTGCATTACTTTCAAAG GACATTTATCTATTCATTGCTGACCAGAGGACAGCCTTTCCCACTGGATGTGATGGTGGCAGCATGTTTCTTCTGCCTGATGAATGGCTTCTTGCAGGGTCACTACCTGCTGCATTGTGCCAACTTTGATAATGAATGGTCAACTGCTTATCATTATAAAATCG GATTACTGATGTTTTATGTTGGAATGGCCATCAACATACACAGTGACTGTATATTACGCAACCTGAGGAAACCAAAAGAAGTAGTTTACAAAATACCTACAG GAGGTCTGTTTGAATATGTGTCTGGTGCCAACTACTTAGGAGAGATTGTGGAGTGGTTTGGCTATGCTTTGGCAACCTGGTCCCTTGTGACACTCTCATTTGCCGTGTTTAGTTTCTGCGTTATTGGACCAAGAGCCTATTATCATCACAG GTTTTATCAGGAGAAATTTAAGGGATACCCTAAGTTTCGAAAGGCTTTGATTCCATTTGTCTTCTGA